One stretch of Desulfonatronospira thiodismutans ASO3-1 DNA includes these proteins:
- a CDS encoding helix-turn-helix domain-containing protein, whose product MSNNHFESVWDAIENTPEQAENMKLRSVLMMAISEHIQRNEISQSQAASLFGVTQPRISDLKRGKINLFSLDSLVNMAVTAGLRVEIKVHDLEAA is encoded by the coding sequence ATGAGCAATAACCATTTTGAAAGCGTTTGGGATGCCATTGAAAATACACCCGAACAAGCTGAAAATATGAAGCTTCGCTCTGTTCTGATGATGGCTATCAGCGAACATATTCAGCGTAATGAAATCAGCCAGTCCCAGGCGGCAAGCTTGTTTGGGGTCACCCAGCCACGCATATCCGATCTTAAACGGGGAAAAATAAACCTTTTCAGCCTGGACTCCCTTGTAAACATGGCTGTAACTGCGGGTCTTCGTGTAGAAATAAAGGTTCACGACCTGGAAGCCGCATGA
- a CDS encoding type II toxin-antitoxin system PemK/MazF family toxin: MKKTKPGTMYQPGEVLLVPFPFSSMQASKKRPVLALTPPDTFEDMVCLAITSSPPHHAAFPLDNECFVEGVLPKPSWVRLDKVYTLNAGLFVGRFGALHSEVYERVKKHFCEHFGCQLLK; this comes from the coding sequence ATGAAGAAGACGAAGCCTGGAACAATGTACCAACCAGGTGAAGTTTTGCTGGTGCCTTTTCCTTTCTCCAGCATGCAGGCAAGCAAGAAAAGACCTGTCCTTGCGCTTACCCCTCCAGACACTTTTGAAGATATGGTATGCCTTGCCATTACTTCAAGCCCTCCTCATCATGCGGCATTCCCGCTCGACAATGAATGCTTTGTGGAAGGTGTACTGCCGAAGCCCAGCTGGGTCAGGCTGGATAAGGTCTACACATTAAATGCAGGTCTTTTCGTTGGTCGATTCGGAGCGTTACATTCAGAAGTGTATGAGCGGGTTAAAAAGCATTTCTGTGAGCATTTTGGATGTCAACTGCTCAAGTGA
- a CDS encoding DUF2281 domain-containing protein codes for MNTTEVVINEIKQLPEPLQREVLNYAYFLKHKAEQDSLLKAQLFSMEQIWSNEEDEAWNNVPTR; via the coding sequence ATGAACACGACAGAAGTTGTAATTAACGAGATAAAGCAGCTTCCTGAGCCGCTTCAAAGGGAAGTCCTGAACTATGCTTACTTTTTGAAGCACAAGGCGGAGCAGGACAGTTTGTTGAAAGCCCAGTTATTCAGTATGGAACAAATATGGAGCAATGAAGAAGACGAAGCCTGGAACAATGTACCAACCAGGTGA